Proteins encoded in a region of the Osmerus mordax isolate fOsmMor3 chromosome 17, fOsmMor3.pri, whole genome shotgun sequence genome:
- the igf1 gene encoding insulin-like growth factor I — protein sequence MSSGHSSKWHLCDVFKCAMCCISCTHTLSLLLCVVALIPAATGAGPETLCGAELVDTLQFVCGDRGFYFNKPAGYGPSARRSHNRGIVDECCFRSCELRRLEMYCAPAKPDKAARSVRAQRHTDMPRTPKVSTPGHKVDKSTERRTAQHPDKTKSKKKPISGHSSHPSCKEVHQKNSSRGNTGGRNYRM from the exons ATGTCTAGCGGTCATTCCTCCAAGTGGCATTTATGTGATGTCTTCAAG TGTGCGATGTGCTGTATCTCCTGTACCCACACCCTCTCACTACTGCTGTGCGTCGTAGCCCTGATTCCGGCGGCAACAGGGGCAGGGCCAGAGACCCTGTGTGGGGCGGAGCTGGTCGACACGCTGCAGTTTGTATGTGGAGACAGAGGCTTTTATTTCA atAAACCGGCAGGCTATGGGCCCAGTGCTCGGCGGTCACATAACCGTGGCATTGTGGACGAGTGCTGCTTCCGGAGCTGTGAGCTACGGCGGCTGGAGATGTACTGTGCACCTGCCAAGCCTGACAAGGCAGCTCGCTCTGTCCGTGCACAACGCCACACAGACATGCCGAGAACACCTAAGGTTAGTACCCCAGGGCACAAAGTGGACAAGAGCACAGAGCGTAGGACAGCACAGCACCCAGACAAGACTAAAAGCAAGAAG AAACCTATATCTGGGCATAGTAGTCACCCTTCTTGCAAG GAGGTCCATCAGAAAAACTCAAGTCGAGGAAACACAGGAGGCAGAAACTACAGAATGTAG
- the washc3 gene encoding WASH complex subunit 3 — MDEDGLPIVGSGIDLTKVPAIQQRRVVAYLNQFIVHTVRFLNRFSVVCEEKLANISLRIQQIETTLSILEAKLSSIPGLEDVRVDGVGQQQTTEANGLVPVLNEVQIPSSLPVVPAEISQNVPEPAQEQKGELAENVVTVAKDQRYARYLKMVQVGVPVMAIKNKMVLEGLDPNLLDTPDAPVPDSGKKNTTEADDDGSGSESSFSD, encoded by the exons ATGGACGAAGACGGACTACCTATTGTGGGATCTGGAATCGATTTGACCAAG GTCCCAGCAATTCAGCAGAGGAGAGTCGTTGCCTATCTCAACCAGTTTATTGTCCACACAGTCCGATTCCTCAATCGCTTTTCGGTTGTTTGTGAAGAG AAACTTGCCAACATTTCACTTCGGATACAGCAGATTGAAACAACCCTCAGTATTTTGGAAGCAAAG CTATCCTCTATCCCTGGGTTGGAAGATGTCAGAGTGGATGGGGTTGGTCAACAGCAAACGACAGAGGCCAATGGTCTAGTACCTGTTCTAAATGAAGTTCAGATACCTTCATCTCTACCGGTAGTACCAGCAGAG ATCTCTCAGAATGTCCCAGAACCTGCTCAGGAACAGAAAGGTGAATTGGCAGAGAATGTAGTCACTGTGGCCAAGGACCAACGGTATGCCCGTTATCTGAAAATGGTGCAAGTG GGTGTCCCAGTTATGGCAATAAAGAACAAGATGGTTTTGGAAGGACTGGATCCCAACCTTCTCGA CACACCAGATGCACCTGTGCCTGACAGTGGTAAGAAAAACACAACGGAGGCAGATGATGATGGCTCTGGCAGCGAATCATCTTTCAGCGACTGA